In Bacteriovorax sp. Seq25_V, a single genomic region encodes these proteins:
- a CDS encoding succinylglutamate desuccinylase/aspartoacylase family protein, with protein MLKKEIISVDQIGSNSLDIYKYTIDQGNPGPTVYIQASVHGAELQGNLVIKNLINTLKSKVVFGKIVLIPLANPFASSQKIGTYTFGRFNPVTGDNWNRNYHDVAKKEKEGTIGYIDFKKFVNENQSNSVEEIKYNFKSTLKDTLQKFRETQDSFGISDNKDLFTTLQLLASEADIVLDLHTGPIATRYLYAPQYLKEKSKDLNFPFTLLIDHEFAGAMDEATFYPWVRLKEELEIAGIAFENTFESYTVELGSEEIIDSKAADIDTANILNFLKARSVINESATIDKTAQVFCHISDYQTYRATRSGLCEYLIAPGMSFKKGDLLMRIYQFDNLDLEVEKQQHDILAVTDGIVINHNHSSNIKKGMDLLQCFKA; from the coding sequence ATGTTGAAGAAAGAAATTATTTCAGTTGATCAAATTGGAAGTAACTCGTTAGATATTTATAAATATACAATAGACCAAGGAAATCCCGGTCCCACCGTATATATCCAGGCAAGTGTTCACGGGGCAGAGCTTCAAGGGAACCTTGTAATCAAAAATCTTATCAATACTCTTAAAAGCAAAGTAGTTTTTGGAAAGATTGTTTTAATCCCACTTGCAAATCCATTTGCTTCCTCACAAAAAATTGGAACTTATACTTTTGGCCGCTTTAACCCTGTAACAGGCGACAACTGGAATCGAAATTATCACGATGTTGCAAAGAAAGAAAAAGAAGGGACTATAGGTTACATCGATTTCAAAAAGTTTGTGAACGAAAACCAGTCTAACTCTGTAGAGGAAATCAAATACAACTTCAAATCAACACTAAAAGATACTCTACAAAAATTTAGAGAGACACAAGATAGTTTTGGGATTAGTGACAATAAAGACCTTTTCACAACTCTCCAGCTTCTCGCAAGTGAAGCTGATATCGTTCTAGATCTTCATACAGGACCAATTGCAACTCGCTATCTTTATGCCCCACAGTATTTAAAAGAAAAATCAAAAGACTTGAATTTTCCATTTACACTACTTATAGACCATGAATTTGCAGGAGCAATGGATGAAGCAACTTTCTATCCATGGGTAAGACTTAAAGAAGAACTAGAAATAGCCGGTATAGCGTTTGAAAATACATTTGAATCTTATACAGTTGAACTTGGCAGCGAAGAAATAATTGATTCCAAAGCAGCAGACATCGATACTGCAAATATTCTCAATTTTCTTAAGGCCCGATCTGTCATAAACGAATCTGCGACGATAGACAAAACTGCACAAGTTTTTTGCCATATTTCCGATTACCAAACATATAGAGCAACTAGATCTGGTTTATGTGAATATTTGATCGCTCCAGGTATGTCATTTAAAAAAGGTGACTTATTAATGAGAATTTACCAATTCGACAATCTCGACTTAGAGGTTGAAAAACAGCAACATGATATACTCGCTGTTACGGATGGGATTGTAATTAATCATAATCACTCTTCAAATATCAAGAAAGGAATGGATCTCCTTCAATGCTTCAAAGCTTAA